From a region of the Blastocatellia bacterium genome:
- a CDS encoding (2Fe-2S)-binding protein, producing the protein MKHTVKITINGVSYQHEVEPRLLLVHYIRDVVGLTGTHIGCESSICGACTILLDGQAVKACTLFAVQADGKQITTIEGLASSDTLHPVQEGFWVKHGLQCGYCTPGMILAACQLLQRHPHPTDEEIRHGLEGNLCRCTGYQHIIEAVKYAAEKMAAGPAA; encoded by the coding sequence GTGAAACACACTGTCAAGATCACGATCAATGGTGTCTCATATCAACATGAGGTTGAACCGCGGTTGTTGCTGGTTCATTACATCCGTGATGTCGTCGGGCTGACCGGAACGCATATTGGCTGCGAGTCGAGCATTTGTGGCGCCTGCACAATTCTGCTCGATGGTCAGGCTGTCAAGGCGTGCACCCTCTTTGCCGTTCAGGCCGACGGCAAGCAGATCACAACGATTGAGGGATTGGCTTCGTCCGATACGCTTCATCCGGTGCAGGAAGGCTTCTGGGTCAAGCATGGATTGCAGTGTGGCTATTGCACGCCGGGGATGATTCTGGCCGCCTGTCAGTTGCTGCAGCGGCATCCTCATCCCACGGATGAAGAGATTCGACATGGCCTCGAGGGGAATCTCTGCCGGTGCACCGGCTACCAGCACATTATCGAGGCGGTCAAATATGCTGCTGAAAAAATGGCGGCTGGCCCGGCGGCCTGA